In one Gossypium hirsutum isolate 1008001.06 chromosome D09, Gossypium_hirsutum_v2.1, whole genome shotgun sequence genomic region, the following are encoded:
- the LOC107892800 gene encoding MDIS1-interacting receptor like kinase 2-like, with translation MCPSPVTNKANSSTILYYINIFLPIAIFFTFSIFGYFLFSRFKLKNNRVGVQPTKNGDLCSIWNYDGKIAYEDIVAETEDFDFRYCIGVGGDGSVYRAQLPCGKVVALKKLHRLEAENPAFDKSFRNEIKFLTEIRHRSIVKLHGFCLHRRSMFLIYEYMERGSLFCNLRDEVEAMEMDWTKRVEIIKGIAHALSYLHYDCSPPIVHRDVSSNNVLLNSSFEAFVADFGTAKMLDLESSNQTIIVGTCGYVAPELAYTMVVSKKCDVYSFKVVALETLWESILKKSYHGCHHQLLW, from the exons ATGTGTCCTTCTCCAGTAACCAACAAAGCCAACAGCAGTACAATTCTTTACTATATCAACATATTCCTCCCTATTGCCATCTTCTTCACATTCTCCATTTTCggatattttctattttcacgATTTAAGCTCAAGAATAACCGTGTCGGTGTACAACCGACGAAGAATGGGGATTTGTGTTCCATATGGAACTATGATGGAAAGATAGCATACGAGGATATTGTTGCAGAAACAGAGGATTTCGACTTTCGATACTGTATAGGAGTTGGTGGTGATGGAAGTGTTTACAGAGCACAACTACCTTGTGGTAAAGTAGTTGCCTTGAAGAAACTTCATCGTTTAGAAGCTGAAAATCCAGCCTTTGACAAGAGCTTCAGGAATGAGATCAAGTTTCTAACAGAAATACGACATCGAAGCATCGTAAAGCTTCATGGGTTTTGTCTACACCGACGGTCCATGTTTTTGATCTATGAGTACATGGAAAGAGGGAGTTTGTTCTGCAACCTAAGAGATGAAGTGGAAGCTATGGAAATGGATTGGACAAAAAGAGTGGAGATCATCAAGGGCATAGCGCATGCTTTGTCTTACTTGCACTATGATTGCAGCCCTCCAATAGTTCATCGAGACGTATCAAGTAACAATGTTCTTTTAAACTCGAGCTTTGAGGCATTTGTAGCTGACTTTGGGACTGCTAAAATGTTGGATCTTGAATCATCCAATCAGACCATTATTGTGGGCACATGTGGTTATGTAGCTCCAG AACTTGCCTATACGATGGTTGTCAGCAAAAAATGTGATGTCTATAGTTTTAAAGTGGTGGCACTGGAAACGTTATGGGAGAGCATCCTGAA
- the LOC107892400 gene encoding MDIS1-interacting receptor like kinase 2: MASSSTFSIILGILQATIFLISIARTVTMADPSPVASEAIAMEESGWWCNYSNNASERCQWPGISCNTAGSVIQINLSYEFIIEVGDRFGKLNFSSFPNLVLLDLSDRQLGGKIPHQIGNLSALKHLDLSNCGLSGELPPSLGNLTQLEYLDISYNYNIYGSIPPQLGNLVNLVSLNLSRTSLSGIIPPFLGLLTNLRHLLLDGYQFDDGNNTIPQNLWNLRGLETLSLIRCGIVGPIPSALGQLLNLKSLILWGNKINGSIPSEVGFLSNLTYFDVYDNRLVGSIPFSLYQLTNLEILYLDNNQLEGSIPQNIEKLMNIMVLSITNNSFTGHIPLALCRLTKLESIYLHKNQISGSIPSCLGKLFNLRYLYLDSNLLEGLIPEEIGDLANLTSLSLSQNKLSGSIPSCIGNLSNLYNLELDSNLLKGPIPEEIGRLFHLSNLNLSFNQLSGSVPILSATKLRIIDAGNNCNKISPDPFEGNSRLSPYMCTSPVTNKANSSTILYYIKIFLPIAIFFAFSILGYFLFSRFTPKNNSVGVQPTKNGDLCSIWNYDGKIAYEDIVAATEDFDFRYCICEQRRASRAEDHQEGAFQAKARETSSTNAQRGKKPWKNRPKPDAKGHVERVCKNRSKPRQNQLQQSKVEARVAEDSSDQEEQNQTWELVEKPANRKTIGVKWVYRVKHNADGSLNKLKARLVVKGFSQRYGLDYMETFAPVARLDTIRLLIAVAAQNQWTIHQMDVKSAFLNGFLEEEIYIEQPPGFIVPGKEHLVYRLRKAFLGFERSASEPTLYVKRNGAETQLIVSLYVDDLLVTGGDKLMMTFALKVLAKFSMENCKPVSTPMAIGIKLSSQEEHESVCETDYRSLVGCLLYLTATRPDILFAVSMLSRFMHCCNQQHYKAGKRVLRYIKGTLNHGIQFRKAEELKLIGYTDSDWAGSKDDMKSTSGYAFTLGSAMICWSSRKQTMVAQSTAEAEYVAAANAVNQAMTKHFNIKLHVIREMEQALEIELIHCSSENQIADIFTKPLGVSRFLSLKRKLGVCCIEAEEDIGVGGYGSVYRAQLPCGKVVALKKLHRLEAENPAFDKSFRNEIKFLTEIRHRSIVKLHGFCLHRRSMFLIYEYMEKGSLFCNLRDEVEAVEMDWTKRVEIIKGIAHALSYLHYDCSPPIVHRDISSNNVLLNSSFEAFVADFGTAKMLDLESSNQTIIVGTCGYVAPELAYTLVVTEKCDVYSFGVVALETLMGKHPEELLSWLSSPTSLVNMRLIDVLDNRLPLPTSQLVAQNLVRIATLAFACLNPQPKSRPTMKKVCEEFLCGQTSLGVPLRMISLLQLVNCEMHIGGKTGTCNV, from the exons ATGGCCTCATCCTCAACCTTTTCCATTATTTTAGGGATATTACAAGCTACCATCTTTCTAATTTCCATTGCTAGAACTGTGACAATGGCAGATCCATCGCCTGTGGCGTCCGAAGCCATAGCTATGGAAGAAAGTGGGTGGTGGTGCAACTATAGCAACAATGCTTCAGAACGTTGCCAGTGGCCAGGTATATCATGCAACACTGCTGGAAGCGTCATTCAGATTAACTTATCTTATGAGTTCATTATTGAGGTTGGAGATAGATTCGGGAAATTGAATTTCTCTTCATTTCCAAATCTTGTCCTTCTTGATCTTAGTGATCGTCAACTTGGTGGAAAAATCCCGCATCAGATAGGTAATCTATCAGCATTGAAGCACCTTGACTTGTCCAATTGTGGTTTATCCGGTGAGTTACCTCCTTCTCTAGGAAACCTAACCCAATTAGAGTACCTTGACATTTcctataattataatatttacggTTCCATCCCTCCACAACTAGGGAATCTAGTGAACCTTGTCAGTTTAAATTTGAGTAGGACCAGTCTTAGTGGAATCATTCCACCGTTTCTTGGGCTATTGACCAACCTTAGGCATCTACTTTTGGATGGGTATCAATTTGATGATGGTAATAATACAATTCCTCAAAATTTGTGGAATTTGAGGGGTCTTGAGACTTTAAGTCTAATTCGTTGTGGAATTGTTGGTCCAATCCCTTCTGCTTTGGGTCAGTTATTAAATCTCAAATCTTTAATTCTTTGGGGCAACAAAATTAATGGATCTATTCCATCTGAAGTTGGATTCTTATCAAACTTAACTTATTTTGATGTCTACGACAACAGACTGGTTGGTTCAATACCTTTTTCCTTGTACCAATTAACCAATTTGGAAATTTTGTACCTTGATAATAACCAGCTTGAAGGTTCCATTCCTCAGAATATTGAAAAGTTGATGAACATCATGGTTTTAAGCATCACTAATAATAGTTTTACTGGTCATATCCCCCTAGCTTTGTGTCGTTTGACAAAACTGGAATCTATTTACCTTCACAAAAATCAAATCAGTGGTTCAATCCCTTCTTGTCTTGGTAAGTTGTTTAACTTGCGCTATTTGTATCTTGATTCAAATCTATTAGAAGGTCTTATTCCCGAAGAGATTGGGGATTTAGCAAATTTAACTTCATTAAGCCTCTCCCAAAACAAATTGAGTGGTTCAATCCCATCTTGTATTGGCAACTTATCCAATTTGTATAACTTAGAACTTGATTCAAATCTATTAAAAGGTCCTATCCCTGAAGAAATCGGTAGGCTTTTTCACCTATCAAATTTAAACCTCAGCTTCAACCAACTCTCAGGTAGTGTCCCTATCTTGTCTGCCACTAAGCTTCGTATTATCGATGCTGGAAATAACTGTAACAAGATTTCACCCGATCCATTTGAAGGCAATAGTCGTCTATCACCCTATATGTGTACTTCTCCAGTAACTAACAAAGCCAACAGCAGTACAATTCTTTACTATATCAAAATATTCCTCCCTATTGCCATCTTCTTCGCATTCTCCATTTTGggatattttctattttcacgATTTACGCCCAAGAATAACAGTGTCGGTGTACAACCGACGAAGAATGGGGATTTGTGTTCCATATGGAACTATGATGGAAAGATAGCATACGAGGATATTGTTGCAGCAACAGAGGATTTCGACTTTCGATACTGTATATGT gaacaaaggagagctaGCAGAGCTGAAGATCACCAAGAAGGTGCATTTCAAGCCAAGGCCAGAGAAACCTCGAGCACTAATGCTCAACGAGGCAAAAAGCCTTGGAAgaacaggcctaagcctgatgct aagggccatgttgaaagggtctgcAAAAACAGAAGCAAGCCAAGGCAGAATCAACTTCAGCAgtcaaaggttgaagctcgagtagctgaggacagtagtgacCAAGAAGAACAG AATCAGACATGGGAGTTGGTTGAAAAGCCTGCCAACAGAAAGACTATCggtgtaaaatgggtctatcgagtgaAGCACAATGCAGATGGAAGCTTAAACAAGCTAAAGGCCAGGCTAGTTGTAAAGGGCTTCAGtcaaaggtatggtctggactacatggaaacatttgctccagtagccagACTCGATACAATCAGATTGCTGATTGCAGTTGCTGCTCAGAACCAGTGGACAATCcaccaaatggatgtcaagtctgCATTCCTCAATGGATTTCTAGAAGAAGAGATATACATCGAGCAACCCCCAGGTTTTATAGTGCCTGGTAAGGAACATTTGGTGTATAGGCTAagaaaggcctt TTTGGGATTTGAAAGGAGTGCTAGTGAGCCAACACTCTATGTTAAGAGGAATGGAGCTGAAACACAGCTTATTGTGTCactatatgttgatgatcttctaGTGACTGGAGGAGACAAGCTTATGATG acATTTGCCTTGAAAGTGCTGGCtaaattctcaatggagaattgtAAACCAGTGAGCACACCAATGGCTATTGGCATAAAGCTATCGAGCCAGGAGGAACATGAATCTGTCTGTGAAACAGATTACAGAAGCCTTGTTGGGTGTTTATTGTATTTGACAGCAACAAGACCTGACATTCTGTTTGCTGTAAGCATGCTATCAAGGTTCATGCACTGCTGTAACCAGCAACATTACAAGGCTGGGAAAAGGGTGCTAAGATACATTAAAGGTACCTTAAACCATGGAATACAGTTTAGAAAGGCTGAAGAGTTGAAACTGATTGGCTACACTGATAGCGATTGGGCTGGTTCAaaggatgacatgaagagcacttcTGGCTATGCTTTTACACTTGGCTCAGCTATGATTTGTTGGAGCTCAAGAAAACAAACAATGGTGGCTCAATCGACAGCAGAAGCAGAGTATGTAGCAGCTGCCAATGCTGTTAATCAAGCTAT GACAAAACACTTCAACATCAAACTCCATGTGATAAGAGAAATGGAACAAGCTCTAGAAATCGAGCTAATCCATTGCAGTTCTGAAAATCAGATTGCCGATATCTTCACAAAGCCTCTTGGTGTATCAAGATTTCTAAGCCTGAAGAGGAAGCTAGGAGTCTGCTGCATAGAAGctgaggagga tATAGGAGTTGGTGGTTATGGAAGTGTTTACAGAGCACAACTACCTTGTGGTAAAGTAGTTGCCTTGAAGAAACTTCATCGTTTAGAAGCTGAAAATCCAGCCTTTGACAAGAGCTTCAGGAATGAGATCAAGTTTCTAACAGAAATACGACATCGAAGCATCGTAAAGCTTCATGGGTTTTGTCTACACCGACGGTCCATGTTTTTGATCTACGAGTACATGGAAAAAGGGAGTTTGTTCTGCAACCTAAGAGATGAAGTGGAAGCTGTGGAAATGGATTGGACAAAAAGAGTGGAGATCATCAAGGGCATAGCGCATGCTTTGTCTTACTTGCACTATGATTGCAGCCCTCCAATAGTTCATCGAGACATATCAAGTAACAATGTTCTTTTAAACTCGAGCTTTGAGGCCTTTGTAGCTGACTTTGGGACTGCTAAAATGTTGGATCTTGAATCATCCAATCAGACCATTATTGTGGGCACATGTGGTTATGTAGCTCCAG AACTTGCATATACGTTGGTTGTCACCGAAAAATGTGATGTCTATAGTTTTGGAGTGGTAGCACTGGAAACGTTAATGGGAAAGCATCCCGAAGAATTGTTATCATGGTTGTCATCACCAACTTCTTTGGTAAATATGAGGCTGATTGATGTGCTAGACAACCGTTTACCACTTCCGACAAGTCAATTAGTTGCACAAAATCTTGTTCGCATTGCTACTTTGGCATTCGCCTGCCTAAATCCGCAACCTAAGTCTCGACCAACGATGAAAAAAGTGTGCGAAGAGTTTCTTTGTGGTCAAACATCCTTGGGAGTTCCCCTTCGGATGATCTCTTTGTTACAACTTGTGAACTGTGAAATGCATATTGGAGGCAAAACTGGAACTTGTAATGTTTAA